The proteins below come from a single Aphanothece sacrum FPU1 genomic window:
- a CDS encoding FAD-dependent oxidoreductase, translated as MNQLLNLSTLSIVSRRTALKILGLSTLGGMVGYSRCSKPQPSIYQQDSLSLPYKLSKSKSVVVIGAGLAGLACAYELSQRGFQVTLLEKSPNLGGKIASWTINMGNETFKMEHGFHGFFPQYYNLKSIVQELDITNNFKSLNFYSVVFREGNYQPEKFYPSHSAFPWNIIDLTFWSPNRLKWGINLINLSHWQVFQAISGFKIPKSFAQLDSISVIEWHKKGFPQGLYDLYFLPFARSTLNAPDTLSAGELLQFFHFYFFGNPEGLAFNGTKDDMGTSLVNPISEAIKRNQGQIISEAIVSQINCQQGKITSLSYQVGTAQNNVPFWIEKNTFLSDNKIEYYGGSDGVFISDSESQEAISLTCTHQGCTVGRQTDGTFLCPCHGALYDAQGKVIKGPAKQDLPHYKIQQRNNESVQLVGVSPNSPDNTQTIEADYYIIATDVPGIKQLGRLIKGEINVKMTEQIEELAIADPFAVARFWFDRDFEWKYSDFTSLSGYKLTDSITLYHHIQTQFIEWAKRTGGSVVELHAYCYKEIKFPTQEMLLNTFEQELYEIVPELTQTNLLHRELVNQKNFSGYPPNSYNNRPETNTEIDNLLLAGDWVKMPFPCGLMERAVSSGLLAANQILQQEGLQRRELLTVNPEGLLNI; from the coding sequence ATGAATCAATTGTTAAATTTGTCTACTTTGTCGATAGTTTCTCGTCGTACTGCGTTAAAAATCTTAGGATTAAGTACATTAGGAGGTATGGTAGGATATTCTCGTTGTAGTAAACCTCAACCTTCAATTTATCAACAAGATAGCTTAAGTTTACCTTATAAATTAAGTAAATCTAAATCAGTCGTTGTCATCGGTGCAGGGTTAGCAGGTTTAGCTTGTGCTTATGAATTAAGTCAGCGAGGTTTTCAGGTAACATTATTAGAAAAATCACCCAATTTAGGGGGAAAAATTGCAAGTTGGACAATTAATATGGGAAACGAAACTTTTAAAATGGAACATGGATTTCATGGCTTTTTTCCTCAATATTATAACCTAAAAAGTATTGTTCAAGAATTAGACATTACTAATAATTTTAAATCGTTAAATTTTTATTCTGTGGTCTTTCGTGAAGGAAATTATCAACCGGAGAAATTTTATCCCAGTCACTCTGCTTTTCCTTGGAATATAATAGATTTAACTTTTTGGTCGCCTAATCGTTTAAAGTGGGGCATTAATTTAATTAACCTGTCTCATTGGCAAGTTTTTCAAGCAATTAGTGGATTTAAAATTCCTAAAAGTTTTGCTCAATTAGATAGCATTTCAGTTATTGAATGGCATAAGAAAGGGTTTCCTCAAGGACTTTATGATTTATATTTTCTTCCCTTTGCTAGATCAACCTTAAATGCACCAGATACATTAAGTGCGGGAGAATTATTACAATTTTTTCATTTTTATTTTTTTGGAAATCCTGAAGGATTAGCTTTTAATGGAACTAAAGATGACATGGGAACCAGTTTAGTTAATCCCATTTCTGAAGCGATTAAACGTAACCAAGGACAAATTATTTCTGAAGCAATTGTTAGTCAAATTAATTGTCAGCAAGGTAAAATCACCTCTTTAAGTTATCAGGTAGGTACTGCTCAAAATAATGTTCCTTTTTGGATAGAAAAAAATACTTTTTTAAGTGATAATAAAATAGAATATTATGGAGGAAGTGATGGGGTTTTTATTTCAGATTCAGAAAGTCAAGAGGCAATCTCTTTAACCTGTACTCATCAAGGTTGTACCGTCGGAAGACAAACAGATGGAACTTTTTTATGTCCTTGTCATGGGGCCTTATATGATGCTCAAGGAAAGGTGATCAAAGGGCCAGCAAAACAAGATTTACCTCATTATAAAATTCAACAGCGAAATAATGAATCAGTGCAGTTAGTAGGAGTTTCTCCTAATTCTCCAGATAACACACAAACCATAGAAGCAGATTATTATATAATTGCTACTGATGTGCCAGGAATTAAACAATTAGGACGGTTAATTAAGGGAGAAATTAATGTTAAAATGACAGAACAAATAGAGGAATTAGCTATTGCTGATCCTTTTGCAGTTGCTCGTTTTTGGTTTGATCGAGATTTTGAGTGGAAATATAGTGATTTTACCTCTCTTTCGGGATATAAACTAACGGATAGTATTACCCTTTACCATCATATCCAAACTCAATTTATAGAATGGGCAAAGCGCACAGGAGGAAGTGTGGTAGAGTTACATGCTTATTGTTATAAAGAGATAAAATTTCCTACTCAAGAAATGCTATTAAATACCTTTGAACAGGAATTATATGAAATTGTGCCTGAATTAACTCAAACTAACTTATTACATCGGGAATTAGTGAATCAGAAAAATTTCTCAGGATATCCCCCCAATAGTTATAATAATCGCCCTGAAACGAATACAGAGATTGATAATTTATTATTAGCAGGAGATTGGGTAAAAATGCCTTTTCCTTGTGGTTTAATGGAACGAGCAGTCAGTAGTGGCTTATTAGCAGCTAACCAAATTTTACAACAAGAAGGGCTACAAAGACGTGAATTATTAACAGTTAATCCTGAAGGATTACTGAATATTTAA
- the ureA gene encoding urease subunit gamma, with protein MQLSPQEKDKLLIFTAALVAERRKAKGLKLNYPESVAYISAAILEGAREGKTVEQLMSEGKTLLTQEDVMEGIPEMIHEVQIEATFPDGTKLVTVHEPITLINRLNLE; from the coding sequence ATGCAATTATCCCCCCAAGAAAAAGACAAATTGCTGATTTTTACAGCAGCTTTAGTTGCAGAAAGACGCAAAGCAAAAGGATTAAAACTTAATTATCCTGAATCAGTTGCTTATATTTCGGCTGCTATATTAGAAGGAGCTAGAGAGGGTAAAACAGTTGAACAATTGATGAGTGAAGGTAAAACATTATTAACTCAAGAAGATGTTATGGAAGGAATACCAGAAATGATTCATGAGGTACAAATAGAGGCAACTTTTCCTGATGGCACAAAATTAGTTACTGTTCATGAACCTATTACTTTAATCAATCGTTTAAATTTGGAGTAA
- the ureB gene encoding urease subunit beta — MIPGEIITKSGEIQLNIGRETLTIMVANKGDRPVQVGSHFHFYEVNDALIFFKITYENEARKLILIARYSPDDPTRGMRLNIPSGTAIRFEPSDEDAKEIELIPFGGRREIYGFNGLVNGPL, encoded by the coding sequence ATGATTCCTGGAGAAATTATCACAAAATCTGGAGAAATTCAATTAAATATTGGACGGGAAACTTTAACAATTATGGTCGCTAATAAAGGAGATCGCCCAGTTCAAGTAGGTTCTCATTTTCATTTTTATGAAGTTAATGATGCTTTAATATTTTTTAAGATAACTTATGAAAATGAAGCAAGAAAACTCATTCTAATCGCACGATATTCTCCTGATGATCCCACTAGAGGAATGCGTTTAAATATTCCATCGGGGACAGCGATTAGATTTGAACCTTCTGATGAAGATGCCAAAGAAATTGAGCTAATTCCCTTTGGAGGAAGACGGGAAATTTATGGATTTAATGGACTTGTTAACGGCCCATTATAA
- the ureG gene encoding urease accessory protein UreG, translated as MKKSVARLGIGGPVGSGKTALLECIIPRLIAQGIEVAVITNDLLTTEDADRLKSRGFLPSERIIGVETGSCPHTAIREDPTMNLLALEDLEGLFPQLDIIFIESGGDNLASTFSYDLVDSYIFVIDVGAGDDIPRKKGPGFSQADLVVINKIDIAPYVGANLDLIRQEAPLYRQSKPIIYTNCKTGEGLEEVIKFIKQKILFFRL; from the coding sequence ATGAAAAAATCAGTAGCAAGATTAGGAATAGGTGGGCCAGTTGGTAGTGGCAAAACAGCTTTATTAGAATGTATTATTCCCCGATTAATTGCTCAGGGAATTGAAGTCGCTGTTATTACCAATGACTTATTAACGACTGAAGATGCAGACCGTCTAAAAAGTCGCGGTTTTTTGCCTTCTGAACGTATTATTGGAGTAGAAACGGGGAGTTGTCCCCATACGGCAATTAGAGAAGATCCGACTATGAATTTATTAGCTTTAGAAGATTTAGAAGGACTTTTTCCTCAACTAGATATCATATTTATTGAAAGTGGAGGAGATAATCTTGCTTCTACTTTTAGCTATGATTTAGTAGATTCTTATATATTTGTCATCGATGTTGGTGCAGGTGATGATATTCCACGTAAAAAAGGACCAGGATTTTCTCAAGCTGATTTAGTTGTTATTAATAAAATTGATATTGCTCCTTATGTGGGGGCAAATTTAGATTTAATTCGTCAAGAAGCTCCTCTATACCGTCAAAGTAAACCTATTATTTATACTAATTGTAAAACAGGAGAAGGGTTAGAAGAAGTAATCAAATTTATTAAACAAAAAATTCTATTTTTTAGATTGTAG
- a CDS encoding urease accessory protein UreD: MKNLNYQKNLELILIKEQNKTIITHQYTAQPLGISRAFRPDITNPSRTHLYLTSTSPGLLANDSLNIELKLKSNTQLFLTDQSATKVHPMPYLDTKATINYEVQIEENATLEFCPEPIILFQESTLEQSIKINCHPTANLFWSEIIVPGRLARGEFYDFNYYMNRLQINSLSGELLLIDATILEGKNNLFKHSNIFTSAPILGNIIMILPQANLSLLREHLEKIDKFNCPGVRIATSILPQNKGLVIRAIAQGTYGFKKYLSYALTCFRQFLL, from the coding sequence TTGAAAAATCTTAACTATCAAAAAAATTTAGAATTAATCTTAATAAAAGAGCAAAATAAGACAATTATTACTCATCAATATACGGCTCAACCTTTAGGCATTTCTCGCGCTTTTCGTCCTGATATTACTAACCCATCTCGTACCCATCTTTATCTGACCAGTACCTCTCCAGGATTATTAGCTAATGATAGTCTTAATATTGAGTTAAAATTAAAGAGTAACACACAACTTTTTTTAACAGATCAATCTGCAACTAAAGTTCATCCTATGCCATATTTAGACACAAAAGCAACGATTAATTATGAGGTTCAAATCGAAGAAAATGCCACCTTAGAATTTTGTCCTGAACCAATTATCTTATTCCAAGAGTCAACATTAGAACAAAGCATTAAAATTAATTGTCATCCGACTGCTAATTTATTTTGGAGTGAAATAATTGTACCTGGAAGACTAGCAAGAGGTGAATTTTATGACTTTAATTATTATATGAATCGTCTACAAATTAATTCTTTATCAGGAGAATTATTGCTAATTGATGCCACAATATTAGAAGGTAAAAATAACCTTTTTAAACATAGTAATATTTTTACATCTGCTCCAATTTTAGGTAATATAATTATGATTTTACCTCAAGCTAATCTTTCTTTATTAAGAGAACACTTAGAAAAAATAGACAAATTTAATTGTCCAGGCGTTAGGATAGCCACCTCCATTTTACCCCAAAATAAAGGGTTAGTCATTCGAGCGATCGCTCAGGGAACTTATGGATTCAAAAAGTATCTAAGTTATGCGCTGACTTGCTTTCGTCAGTTTTTGCTTTAA
- the purM gene encoding phosphoribosylformylglycinamidine cyclo-ligase, with translation MDYRDAGVDVEAGRSFVEKIRKRVESTYRPGVLGGLGGFGGYFEIPQGYQHPVLVSGTDGVGTKLKIAHSLNRHQTIGIDLVAMCVNDVLTCGAEPLFFLDYLATGHLNPQQLSEVVEGIVEGCQLSGCALLGGETAEMPGFYGAGEYDVAGFCVGIVEKSKLLDGSQVKIGSVAIGLASSGVHSNGFSLVRKIMAVNGLNLSDKPELLGGQSLGEALLTPTRLYVKAVLDGLKSGLEIQGMAHITGGGLPENLPRCLNKGQSIGINGKSWPILPIFQWLAQIGEISSSAMFETFNMGIGYVVIVSAQDAQKTLDWFENQGIAAYPIGEVIPGTGTLVWE, from the coding sequence ATGGATTATCGAGATGCTGGGGTAGATGTGGAAGCGGGGCGTTCTTTTGTCGAAAAAATCCGTAAAAGGGTTGAAAGTACCTATCGTCCTGGAGTTTTGGGTGGATTAGGGGGATTTGGCGGTTATTTTGAAATTCCTCAAGGTTATCAACATCCTGTCTTAGTTTCTGGAACTGATGGAGTCGGGACTAAGTTAAAAATTGCTCACAGTTTAAACCGTCATCAGACCATTGGTATTGATTTAGTGGCCATGTGTGTTAATGATGTTTTAACCTGTGGTGCAGAACCTTTGTTCTTTCTTGATTATTTGGCTACGGGCCACCTCAATCCCCAACAACTCAGTGAAGTGGTGGAGGGTATTGTAGAAGGGTGTCAATTGAGTGGTTGTGCCTTATTAGGGGGAGAAACCGCCGAAATGCCTGGATTTTACGGGGCCGGAGAATATGACGTGGCCGGTTTTTGTGTGGGTATTGTGGAGAAAAGTAAGCTTCTCGATGGCTCACAAGTTAAAATTGGGTCTGTGGCTATTGGTTTGGCTAGTAGTGGGGTTCACAGTAACGGTTTTAGTTTAGTCCGCAAAATTATGGCGGTAAATGGGTTAAATTTGAGCGATAAGCCTGAATTATTGGGGGGTCAATCTTTGGGAGAGGCACTCTTAACCCCTACTCGTCTCTATGTTAAAGCGGTTTTAGATGGGTTAAAATCGGGATTAGAGATTCAAGGAATGGCTCATATTACGGGGGGAGGTTTGCCGGAAAATCTGCCTCGTTGTTTGAATAAGGGTCAATCTATCGGAATTAATGGCAAAAGCTGGCCGATTTTACCGATTTTTCAATGGCTGGCTCAAATAGGTGAGATTAGCTCATCGGCTATGTTTGAGACTTTTAATATGGGTATTGGTTATGTGGTGATTGTTTCAGCCCAAGACGCGCAAAAAACCCTTGATTGGTTTGAAAATCAAGGCATTGCGGCTTATCCCATCGGTGAAGTCATTCCTGGAACCGGAACCTTAGTTTGGGAATAA
- a CDS encoding GUN4 domain-containing protein, with product MTDQQTATVEPSNDNLASLESKLINGSEKEQLQLIAQLIDLGEPGWEILMTFLPSSGLTPNAVTGKVYQSLYQIKQTKAQEFLQNNFPDGIIPLKSELNIDYRPLSHLLIEQKFQAADTLTRRKLCELAGKDAIQRKWVYFTEVEQFPPTDLQTINSLWRVYSEGKFGFSVQRKIWLSLGQDFVKLWPKIGWKQANNWTQYPNEFIWDLSAPVGHLPLLNQLRGVRVAASLFSHPVWSEEKS from the coding sequence ATGACCGACCAGCAAACTGCTACAGTTGAGCCTAGTAACGATAATCTTGCCTCTCTAGAGAGTAAATTGATAAATGGGTCAGAAAAAGAGCAACTTCAACTAATTGCCCAATTAATCGACCTCGGTGAACCAGGTTGGGAAATTTTGATGACTTTTTTGCCGTCGTCTGGTTTGACTCCTAATGCTGTTACCGGAAAAGTTTACCAATCTCTCTATCAGATTAAACAAACAAAAGCGCAAGAATTTCTCCAAAATAACTTTCCTGATGGGATAATTCCCCTTAAATCAGAGCTTAATATTGATTATCGTCCCCTGAGTCACTTACTCATTGAACAGAAGTTTCAAGCAGCCGATACCCTCACCCGACGCAAACTCTGTGAATTAGCCGGAAAAGACGCTATTCAGCGTAAATGGGTTTATTTTACAGAAGTTGAGCAATTTCCCCCTACCGATTTACAGACTATTAACTCCCTGTGGCGGGTTTATTCAGAAGGAAAATTTGGCTTCTCAGTTCAACGAAAAATTTGGCTGTCACTCGGACAAGATTTTGTCAAATTATGGCCCAAAATTGGCTGGAAACAAGCAAATAATTGGACTCAGTACCCCAACGAATTTATCTGGGATTTAAGCGCACCTGTAGGTCATTTGCCCCTATTAAATCAATTGCGTGGGGTTAGAGTGGCTGCTTCCCTATTCTCCCATCCCGTTTGGTCTGAGGAAAAATCATAA
- a CDS encoding glycosyltransferase family 4 protein, with protein MRILIYSYNYHPEPIGIAPLMTELAEGLAKRGHEVRVVTAMPWYPASEISPEYQGKLYLTEECNGVKIQRCYVHINGKRNLLNRVLFELSFVFLSFFQALWGKRPDVIFLTIPGLPVAVPAAILSWIYQSPIILNLQDILPDAAVHVGLIRNKTIIKLFQYLEKFAYKTATKISVIADGFTKNLLEKKVPLEKIIEIPNWVDINFIKPCSKSNNEFRLKNKLVGKFVVIYSGNIALTQPLEVLIDAAAKLKHILDIVIVIIGKEEALERLERYRQRKKTDNVILRPFEPREKLSEMLGAADVGMVMQKSNVIAFNMPSKIQVLLASGRAIIGSVPPEGTAARAIKQSGGGIVVCPENSKALAAAIEQLYLNPDLVSRLGQQGRQYAKQYYAFEATLDRYEELLESVMQPSKKKHQLL; from the coding sequence ATGCGAATCCTAATTTATTCTTATAATTACCATCCTGAACCTATTGGGATTGCTCCTTTGATGACAGAACTAGCAGAAGGTTTGGCAAAGCGGGGCCATGAAGTTCGAGTAGTAACCGCTATGCCCTGGTATCCGGCCAGTGAAATTTCTCCTGAGTATCAGGGTAAACTGTATTTAACAGAAGAATGTAATGGAGTTAAAATTCAACGGTGTTATGTTCATATTAACGGAAAAAGAAATTTACTTAACCGTGTTCTCTTTGAACTTAGTTTTGTGTTCCTGAGCTTTTTTCAAGCTTTATGGGGTAAACGTCCTGATGTCATTTTTTTGACCATTCCTGGCTTACCTGTAGCTGTTCCTGCGGCTATTCTCAGTTGGATCTATCAAAGCCCTATTATTTTAAACCTACAAGATATTTTGCCTGATGCGGCAGTTCATGTGGGGTTAATTCGTAATAAAACAATCATTAAATTGTTTCAATATTTAGAAAAATTTGCTTATAAAACTGCGACGAAGATTAGTGTAATTGCTGATGGATTTACTAAGAACTTACTAGAAAAAAAAGTTCCCTTAGAAAAAATCATTGAAATTCCCAATTGGGTTGATATTAATTTTATTAAACCTTGCTCAAAATCTAATAATGAGTTTCGTCTAAAAAATAAATTAGTGGGTAAATTTGTTGTCATATATTCGGGGAATATTGCCCTAACTCAACCCTTAGAAGTCTTAATTGATGCAGCAGCCAAATTAAAGCATATTCTTGATATTGTAATAGTTATTATCGGCAAAGAAGAAGCCTTAGAAAGATTAGAAAGATATCGTCAAAGAAAAAAAACTGATAATGTCATTTTACGACCCTTTGAACCAAGAGAAAAACTCTCCGAAATGTTAGGGGCAGCTGATGTGGGAATGGTGATGCAAAAAAGTAATGTTATTGCTTTTAATATGCCCTCAAAAATTCAAGTCTTATTAGCCAGTGGTCGTGCTATTATTGGGTCAGTTCCCCCAGAAGGTACAGCAGCAAGAGCTATTAAACAAAGTGGCGGTGGAATAGTAGTTTGTCCTGAAAATTCTAAAGCGTTGGCAGCAGCTATTGAACAATTGTATTTAAACCCTGATTTAGTTAGTCGTTTAGGACAACAAGGTAGACAATATGCTAAACAATATTATGCTTTTGAGGCAACTTTAGATCGGTATGAGGAATTATTAGAATCTGTGATGCAACCCAGTAAAAAAAAACATCAACTTTTGTAA
- a CDS encoding Gfo/Idh/MocA family protein, with translation MKTRLAILGVGRWGTHLLRNFLAHPQAEVVAIADPNLDNLTQCQAKFGLEEKGIIITSDWQILPQIGLDGLVIATPACTHYRLIKEALELGYHVLAEKPLTLDPSECLELTRLAQQQQRQLMVDHTYLFHPAVKRGQEIVTDGQLGELRYGYATRTHLGPVRQDVDALWDLAIHDIGIFNHWLGEQPTAVQAQGQVWLQPNYKTVHSPKGLADMVWVRLIYNSAFEAIIHLCWSNPDKQRRLCVVGSQGSLIFDEMSSDAPLTLQKGYLEPQETRFIPQGQIREVIELEKAEPLQQVCDRFLETIRTQKSCSISSGWLGTQLVQILSCISISLQRQGEIITINY, from the coding sequence ATGAAAACTCGACTAGCTATTTTAGGGGTTGGACGGTGGGGAACTCATCTGCTAAGGAATTTTTTGGCCCATCCTCAGGCCGAAGTAGTAGCGATCGCTGATCCTAATTTAGATAATCTCACACAATGTCAAGCTAAATTTGGACTGGAGGAAAAGGGTATTATAATTACCTCAGATTGGCAAATTCTACCGCAAATAGGGTTAGATGGGTTAGTAATAGCAACTCCAGCTTGTACCCATTATCGTCTAATTAAAGAGGCTTTAGAATTAGGATATCATGTCTTAGCGGAGAAACCCCTAACCCTTGACCCCTCAGAATGTCTAGAGTTAACTCGTTTGGCCCAACAACAGCAACGACAGTTAATGGTAGATCATACTTATTTATTTCATCCTGCGGTTAAACGGGGACAAGAGATAGTCACTGACGGACAATTAGGGGAATTACGTTATGGTTATGCTACTCGTACCCATTTAGGGCCAGTACGTCAAGATGTGGATGCTTTATGGGATTTAGCTATTCATGATATCGGGATTTTTAATCATTGGTTGGGAGAACAACCGACTGCGGTACAAGCCCAAGGACAAGTTTGGTTACAACCTAATTATAAGACGGTTCACTCTCCTAAAGGACTCGCTGACATGGTTTGGGTCAGATTAATTTATAATAGCGCATTTGAAGCGATAATTCATTTATGTTGGTCTAATCCTGATAAACAAAGACGACTGTGTGTAGTGGGAAGTCAAGGTAGTTTAATTTTTGATGAAATGTCGTCTGATGCACCTTTAACCCTACAAAAAGGTTATTTAGAACCACAAGAAACACGATTTATTCCTCAAGGACAAATAAGGGAGGTTATTGAATTAGAAAAAGCCGAACCATTACAACAAGTTTGTGATCGCTTTTTAGAAACTATTCGCACCCAAAAATCTTGTTCAATTTCGTCAGGTTGGCTTGGCACTCAATTAGTTCAAATTCTTAGTTGTATTAGTATTTCTTTACAACGTCAAGGAGAAATTATAACTATAAATTACTAA
- a CDS encoding allophycocyanin subunit alpha-B, with protein MSVVSQVILKADDQLRYPSSGELMGIQSFLKTGEQRIRIAETFAENEKKIVDQAQKQLFQKRPDFRAPGGNAYGQRQYNQCLRDYGWYLRLVTYGVLAGDKEPIEKIGLIGVKEMYNSLNVPVPGMVEAIRCLKEAALGLLNNEDAREAAPYFDYMIQEMS; from the coding sequence ATGAGCGTAGTTAGCCAAGTTATACTCAAAGCAGACGATCAACTCCGATATCCCAGTAGTGGCGAACTTATGGGTATCCAAAGTTTTTTAAAAACGGGAGAACAGCGTATTCGTATTGCTGAGACTTTCGCCGAAAACGAAAAGAAAATTGTTGACCAAGCTCAGAAGCAGTTGTTTCAAAAACGACCTGACTTCCGCGCTCCTGGGGGTAATGCCTATGGTCAACGCCAGTATAATCAATGTTTGCGTGATTATGGCTGGTATTTGCGTCTAGTGACTTATGGAGTTCTCGCAGGGGACAAAGAACCCATTGAAAAAATCGGGTTAATTGGGGTTAAAGAAATGTATAACTCCCTCAATGTTCCTGTTCCTGGTATGGTAGAAGCAATTCGCTGTCTCAAAGAGGCTGCTTTAGGATTGCTTAATAATGAAGATGCCAGAGAAGCTGCTCCCTATTTCGATTACATGATTCAGGAAATGTCCTAA
- the lpxA gene encoding acyl-ACP--UDP-N-acetylglucosamine O-acyltransferase, with protein sequence MLIYQSNKGDTPLTTPIHPTAVIHPKAELHPTVEVGPYAVIGDKVKIDAQTTIGPHAVIEGPTEIGVGNRIFPSAVIGLEPQDLKYKGAASQVKIGDYNTFREFVTINRATHDDEVTQIGNHNLLMAYVHVAHNGVIEDNVIIANAVALAGHVHIESRAVIGGVLGIHQFVRIGRNAMLGGMSRIDRDAPPFMMVEGNPSRVRSLNLVGLKRSGLTSEDINLLKQAFRLLYVSKITFKEALAQLETLSDNEYVQYLYQFLQSSTTGEKRRGLIPGKV encoded by the coding sequence ATGCTGATTTATCAAAGCAATAAGGGAGATACCCCTTTGACTACCCCGATCCACCCCACTGCTGTTATTCACCCGAAGGCCGAACTTCATCCTACCGTTGAAGTTGGACCCTATGCTGTGATTGGAGATAAGGTTAAAATTGATGCTCAAACCACCATTGGCCCACACGCAGTTATTGAAGGCCCCACGGAAATAGGGGTCGGAAATCGCATTTTTCCTAGCGCGGTGATTGGGTTAGAACCCCAAGACTTAAAATACAAAGGCGCAGCTAGTCAGGTTAAAATTGGTGATTACAATACTTTTCGAGAGTTTGTTACCATTAATCGCGCTACCCACGACGATGAAGTTACACAGATTGGTAATCATAACCTGCTCATGGCTTATGTCCATGTGGCTCATAATGGTGTTATTGAAGATAATGTCATTATCGCTAATGCCGTCGCTTTAGCGGGTCATGTTCACATTGAATCCAGGGCCGTCATCGGTGGCGTATTAGGTATTCATCAGTTTGTGCGTATTGGTCGCAATGCTATGTTAGGGGGAATGAGTCGTATTGATCGAGATGCACCTCCTTTTATGATGGTTGAAGGCAACCCCTCACGAGTGCGATCTCTTAATTTAGTCGGGTTAAAACGCTCTGGATTAACTTCAGAGGATATTAATCTGCTAAAACAAGCGTTTCGCTTACTCTATGTCTCCAAAATTACCTTTAAAGAGGCGTTAGCTCAACTCGAAACCCTATCAGATAATGAATATGTTCAATATCTCTATCAGTTTCTCCAATCATCCACTACAGGGGAAAAACGACGAGGCCTCATTCCTGGTAAAGTTTAA
- the lpxB gene encoding lipid-A-disaccharide synthase: MRIFISTGEVSGDLQGGMLVEALYRKAAAQDIPLDILALGGPRMEEAGAKLMGNTAAIGSIGIMESLPFIVPTWLLQRRAKQYLRDNPPDLLILLDYMGPNVAFGNYARKYFPQVPIIYYIAPQSWVWSPNQKTIDQFASITDLLLAIFPEEARFFQENGVSVKWVGHPLLDRMAKAPSRESARLALGLDQNQTVVALFPASRYQELKFHLPLICKAAQQLQEKIPDVHFLLPVSLEDYRNIIEATVSEYKISLTLLDGGEALKVMAAADFAIAKSGTVNLELALLNVPQLVLCLVSPLTMWIARHILKFSIPFLSPPNLIVMKDIIPELLQEEATPERIVQESLDLILNTQRRQKTFDNYHQMRQLLGHVGVCDRAATEILHFISQS; encoded by the coding sequence ATGCGAATTTTTATCAGTACTGGAGAAGTGTCGGGCGACTTACAAGGAGGAATGTTAGTGGAAGCTCTCTACCGAAAAGCGGCCGCCCAAGATATCCCTTTAGACATTTTAGCTTTGGGTGGCCCTCGCATGGAAGAAGCTGGAGCGAAACTTATGGGCAATACGGCCGCTATCGGTTCTATTGGCATTATGGAGTCTTTACCGTTTATTGTTCCCACTTGGTTGCTGCAACGTCGGGCTAAACAGTATTTACGGGATAATCCCCCTGATCTTCTCATTTTGTTGGATTATATGGGGCCTAATGTGGCTTTTGGTAATTATGCTCGCAAGTATTTCCCCCAAGTACCTATTATTTACTATATTGCTCCTCAATCTTGGGTCTGGTCTCCTAATCAAAAAACTATTGACCAGTTTGCCAGTATCACTGATCTTTTATTGGCAATCTTCCCAGAAGAAGCCCGATTTTTTCAAGAAAATGGAGTATCGGTCAAATGGGTTGGTCATCCCTTATTAGACCGCATGGCTAAAGCTCCTAGTCGAGAATCCGCACGTCTTGCTTTGGGTCTTGACCAAAATCAGACGGTAGTGGCTTTATTTCCGGCTTCTCGTTATCAAGAGTTAAAATTTCATCTACCTTTGATCTGTAAAGCGGCTCAACAATTACAAGAAAAAATCCCTGATGTCCATTTTTTGCTCCCCGTATCTTTAGAGGATTATCGTAATATCATTGAAGCAACTGTTAGTGAATATAAAATATCCCTCACTTTACTTGATGGAGGAGAAGCTCTAAAAGTGATGGCGGCGGCTGATTTTGCCATCGCTAAGTCGGGTACGGTTAATTTAGAATTAGCTTTACTTAATGTGCCTCAATTAGTATTATGTTTGGTTAGTCCTTTAACTATGTGGATTGCTCGTCATATACTTAAATTTTCTATTCCCTTTCTCTCACCCCCCAATTTAATAGTGATGAAAGATATCATACCTGAATTATTGCAAGAGGAAGCCACTCCTGAACGCATTGTTCAAGAATCTTTAGACCTTATTTTAAATACTCAACGCCGTCAAAAAACTTTCGATAATTATCACCAAATGAGACAACTTTTAGGACATGTGGGAGTCTGCGATCGCGCAGCAACCGAAATTCTCCACTTTATAAGTCAGTCCTAA